The nucleotide window CTGTCATTCTACATGTATGACCTGCCTGCCTACCAAGGACACATATCTGTACATATTAATCAATACTATTTTTACTGCATTTTTGTACAAATATTCATGGTAGCCATGTGCAAGTAGTTGAACGGATTCTACTGTAGTTAATAAAATAGTTTTGGTTTTGAATCTATTGTGATGTGGTTCTTTGGTCTGGGTGTATGAGACACACAGCATTTGATAagagcagacactcttatccagagcgacttacagtaagtacagggacattcccccgaggcaagtagggtgaggacattcccccgaggcaagtagggtgaagtgccttgcccaaggacacaaaatcatttggcacagccgggaatcgaactggcaaccttcagattactagcccgatttcttaaccgctcagccacctgactccctatatatggccatgggtgatcaggaatgtctctattctcagtcatgtcgatatccatggtagcttcgtagGCTAGCTTATGTTTGTTGTGCGTGCAGGAAAGGAAAAAGGCTGTGCAATGACAACAAATTATATTGATGATACCACCTAATACAGATTAAAATTTAAATACGTTTCTAcacatccctgtgtgtgtgtgtgtgtgtgtgtgtgtgtgtgtgtgtgtgtgtgtgtgtgtgtgtgtgtgtgtgtgtcagatggctgagcggtgagggagttgggctagtaatctgaaggttgccagttcgattcccggccgtgccaaatgacgttgtgtccttgggcaaggcacttcaccccacttgcttcggggactgtaagtcgctctggataagagcgtctgctaaatgactaaatgtgtgtgtgtatgtgtgagttatTTTCTCCTCAGATAaggatgcaacacacacacaccatgttctctctctccctcacacactctcaatctgtttgcctcacacacagacacacacggtggTTGACTGCTCCATCCCCTCAGGTGCTTATTGATATTCGCCTCACTCAACTGGTGCCTTCTGTTACCATGGCGACGCTGACGCACCAACTGTCAGTcacagtgctctctctctctctctcagttcagttcagtatgctttattggcatgacagttcgggttgagcagtattgccaaagcagtccataTTGAATGGACATTTTAACATACATATCATAACATTTAACAAGCagtctaacaataataatatggcAAAACAACAGTAGCATAGTAAGTTGGGGACTGTAGAAAAGTAACAGATAAATGCATGTTAAGATGACAGAAGACAGAAAGGTTTTAACAGTCATACAAGGTTGATTCACTGTCCCTCAGGTTGTGACATTGAGATACATATCTAGCGGCAAGGCTTGCAGTCGGCCCTTCGCCCAGAGATATCCTTAACTTCTCATTTATGTCAAGTTCTGTGTAGTTTTCAATTAACTGGTTACATTTTTCGAGATATTGATCTCTTATATACTTAACATTTAAAAAGgaaatgtgtttctgtttcaatGTCCCCTGATGTACAGTGCCCACAGATTCTGTACTCTTTAGgtaacaatgttttttttatgtcttCCTTTTTCGATTGCAAGGGTGTGGTCACTCATTCTGTATTTAGTGAGCAGCTGTCTTTGCTTTATGTCCTTGACAATATATACTCAttctatcatctctctctctctctctctgtctctctctctctctctctctgtctctctctgtctctctctgtctctgtctctgtctctctctctctctctctgtctctctgtctctctctctctgtctctctttctctctctgtctctctctctctctgtctctctctctgtctctctctgtctctctctctctctctgtcgctctccctccctccttctctccctcatcctctctttcattATTTTGTGCTCCTTCACCCTTCTCCCTCTGCACCCGCTCATTACCGATGACATCACGCAGGCTGACTGATGACATCACGCAGGCtgactgatgacatcacagcgtaggagagagagagcaaggatgAGAAAGTAAAATAGTATAAAAGGGATGAGGATAAATGAGAGAGGTCTAcaagattatttttttaatcattTATTTGAGAAAGGTAATAATGATAAATATACCTTTAGTAAAGTGTAATGTATAACAATGTTTTTATGTATGTTGAATAAATATTCATTTCTAACCTAAGGGGGAAGGTTAGGGAATATCTGAGGTCAGCAGctactgtcactgaccaccaggTGGCGATATTTGATCATTTCATATTTCATGTCCAGGCTCTCGTCCAGCATCTTCAACTTGAACATTTTTCATCAATTTTTTATCTTTCTGATCGCTGTTTGATCCACAGGCGTTTCTGAGGGTTAACAGCACGAACCAGGAGCAGATGAAGGACAGGAAGTTGAGacaatttatttgtttgttgcttgatgtgtgtgtgtggtgtgtatgtgagtgtgtgtgtgggtgtgttcagaGTCATGTATGGTTCCCATTTCCTGAAGCTTTAATCctagactcacacacaaatatctCAAATTTAAGCATTTCCAGAATTTCAGCCATAATGTGCATTACACCTACAGGTAAGTTgtttctcaaatcaactgaatcATTGGTGATCCTTGAGATAACAAAATTATCTTTATTCAAAAAGCTGTGATGGTTTAACCAGCCAATAGCAGAGAGGCACTGGTTCTAACTCTTGACTCCTATTGGGCAGGAGAGGCCGGTCCCGCCCAGACCGCAGTACCCGTGCGGGTTCTTGCTGAGGTACTGCTGGTGGTTATCCTCCGCGTAGTAGAACTCCTGGGCTTCAGATATCTCTGTGGTGATGGACCCAAAACCCCCCTCTGTCAGAACCTGGAccatgatggggggggggagagggaaagagagagagagtctgtcagAATCTTGGACcacgagggggaaggaggggggagagccagagaaaaagggagaaagggagagagagagagaggtagtgagagagagaggtagtgagagagagaggggtagtgagagagagaggtagtgagagagagagaggtagtgagagagagaggtagtgagagacagagggagtgagagagagagaggtagtgagagacagagggagtgagagagagagaggtagtgagagagagagaggtagtgagagagaggtagtgagagagagagaggtagtgagagagaggtagtgagagagagagaggtagtgagagagaggtagtgagagagagagaggtagtgagagagagagaggtagtgagagagaggtagtgagagagagagaggtagtgagagagaggtagtgagagagaggtagtgagagagaggtagtgagagagagagaggtagtgaggtggtgagagagaggtggttagTACAGGTCTCCCTGAGGGTTAGGGCATGACAGATGTGCATCGTGGACAGATTCCTCACAGACCCTGCATACCCACTGCCAGTGCCCGTGCATTCCAGACacatcttaacacacacactctctctctctctctctctctctctctgtccctctctctctgtccctctcaatctcaccaaacacacacactgctggtgtacctgtgtgagagtgtgtgtgagtgtgtgtgtgagtaggtgtgtgtgtgtgtgtgagtctgtgtgtgagtgtttgtgtgagtaggtgtgtgtgtgagtgtgtgtgagagtgtgtgtgtgtgtgtgtgtgtgtggtttgtgtgagtgtgtgtgtgtgggtctgtgagaGAGTGTAATCTTTCTCCACCTCTTCACATGTGTCATCCTCTTCATCATTCAccaaaccccctctctctttatctctccctccctccccctccctccctcccccctctctctctccctctctccctccccccctctctctccctctctctccctccgctctctccctcccccccctcccctccctccctccctccctccctccctccctccctccctcctctctctctctcNNNNNNNNNNNNNNNNNNNNNNNNNNNNNNNNNNNNNNNNNNNNNNNNNNNNNNNNNNNNNNNNNNNNNNNNNNNNNNNNNNNNNNNNNNNNNNNNNNNNNNNNNNNNNNNNNNNNNNNNNNNNNNNNNNNNNNNNNNNNNNNNNNNNNNNNNNNNNNNNNNNNNNNNNNNNNNNNNNNNNNNNNNNNNNNNNNNNNNNNTATGTGTGTGCTACGTATCGCGCAACAAATTTACCGTCAAATAAAAATGATAGTATTATCCTATTATCATCTACCCCAGCCAGTAATAACACATCATGCTCCATAAACCTGCTAAATATTTAAAccttttgaacacacacacacacacgccacacacacaacatacacacaccacacacacacacagtaaactcCAAGCATGGCTCCCAGGGCTCTGCTCTGGAAAGATCTAGACTCCAGCTGCTCTGTTGTACCTCTGCtgccgagtgtgtgtgagtgtgtaagtgtgtgtgtgtgtgtgagtgtggtgagtgtgtctccttcttctcttacatccctctctcctcatctccccccccccccctcccgtcttACCGAACATGACCATCTGTGTTCCCTCAGGAAACGGAGGGACCGTCCTGTTAGCGCTGACGTGGTGCTtcgctggagggaggggggagggagagggagatagagagggagaagaggagggggagagagatacgcTATGTTAATGTACAGA belongs to Osmerus eperlanus chromosome 8, fOsmEpe2.1, whole genome shotgun sequence and includes:
- the msraa gene encoding mitochondrial peptide methionine sulfoxide reductase, with product MVASTRLRLIWRHFTHNRMGDMSSKTQLPTPETALPGRSESLKVSAKHHVSANRTVPPFPEGTQMVMFGKTGLSLTTSLSLSLSPFFSGSPPSFPLVVQDSDRLSLSFPLPPPIMVQVLTEGGFGSITTEISEAQEFYYAEDNHQQYLSKNPHGYCGLGGTGLSCPIGVKS